A region of Paenibacillus sp. JNUCC-31 DNA encodes the following proteins:
- a CDS encoding GNAT family N-acetyltransferase, with translation MTTAVTIHPATEADHEEIVHILIESYSEYRDTFQTQEQWEHYLKDIRESPSNPYIKQLWIAKIEHQIVGTVQLFETAHKAYPNFELPIDYPFIRLLGVDPKWRGHGIARELLQQCVESAKDMGKNTVYLYTGGQMVNAIRLYERFGFVEDPEFSSESSGGKAICYRYDS, from the coding sequence ATGACAACGGCAGTAACGATTCATCCCGCTACAGAAGCTGACCATGAAGAAATTGTACATATTCTCATTGAAAGTTACTCCGAGTACCGGGACACTTTCCAAACACAGGAACAATGGGAACATTATTTGAAGGATATTCGGGAATCGCCGAGCAATCCTTATATTAAGCAATTATGGATTGCCAAAATAGAACATCAGATTGTTGGAACGGTTCAATTGTTTGAGACCGCACATAAGGCTTACCCGAACTTCGAGCTGCCTATTGATTATCCGTTTATTCGACTGTTGGGCGTTGATCCCAAGTGGAGAGGTCACGGCATTGCCAGAGAACTGCTTCAACAATGTGTTGAATCTGCCAAAGACATGGGCAAAAATACGGTGTATTTATATACGGGTGGCCAGATGGTGAACGCGATCCGATTATACGAACGTTTCGGTTTTGTAGAAGACCCGGAATTCAGTTCCGAAAGTAGTGGAGGCAAAGCGATCTGCTACCGTTATGATTCATAA